One genomic window of Methanospirillum lacunae includes the following:
- a CDS encoding 4Fe-4S dicluster domain-containing protein, with translation MESVQLKTPDLDPAPMNTKIILHNPDRCTGCRQCMTACSFRNFNTYNYDLSLCRVIRGPDHEFVRIHCHHCSDPMCLASCPVSAISKDHQTGIVSVDKMRCIGCKSCTWACPISVPQMQRGLKAMTKCDLCGGDPSCIKVCSAKAIQLVSREENR, from the coding sequence ATGGAGAGTGTTCAGTTAAAAACACCGGATCTCGATCCCGCTCCAATGAATACAAAGATAATTCTCCACAATCCTGATCGGTGTACCGGATGCAGACAGTGCATGACTGCATGTTCTTTTAGGAATTTTAATACCTATAACTACGATCTCTCACTGTGCAGGGTGATTCGTGGCCCTGATCATGAATTTGTACGTATTCACTGCCACCACTGTTCAGATCCCATGTGCCTTGCTTCCTGTCCGGTTAGTGCAATATCCAAGGATCATCAGACCGGGATTGTATCAGTTGATAAGATGCGATGCATCGGATGCAAATCATGTACCTGGGCATGTCCGATATCAGTACCACAGATGCAGCGGGGTCTTAAGGCGATGACCAAATGTGATCTCTGTGGTGGAGATCCAAGTTGTATCAAAGTCTGCTCAGCCAAGGCTATACAACTGGTATCCCGTGAAGAGAATCGATGA
- a CDS encoding hdrC-like protein, producing MSDIFPWRRPVKVPVPTTVKTQLIRHFSTGLLYPINEEIMEYRRKSGLSPIPPTAHGYPEAVQDIQTLIKAMKVDKKIGLDLDTMEYQY from the coding sequence ATGAGTGATATTTTTCCCTGGCGTCGTCCGGTTAAAGTTCCTGTTCCAACGACGGTAAAGACACAACTTATCAGACATTTCTCAACCGGCCTTCTCTATCCCATTAATGAAGAGATCATGGAGTATAGACGGAAATCAGGGCTCAGCCCGATTCCGCCCACGGCTCATGGGTACCCTGAAGCTGTTCAGGATATCCAGACCCTGATCAAGGCCATGAAGGTTGATAAAAAGATCGGACTTGATCTCGACACCATGGAGTACCAGTACTAA
- a CDS encoding CoB--CoM heterodisulfide reductase iron-sulfur subunit B family protein: MADYQESSQGNKPAGKSRYSFFLGCVMPVKMPWAESAIMQTLPKLGIDLEYLKKATCCPRAGVWISVDERVWLTLASYNLLQAEGDGRDVMASCNGCYVTLYEANKLLKENPEKLKETNEYLAKTNNHYNASIRVRHLLEVLYEEVGVDRISRETKKVPIRVALHPGCHMRIFEDGRLVRYFTELTTSLVNEVVSYEEEQMCCGLQANLADRKFATYERAKRKFDGIKALNVDALVIVCSGCYDQFERAVQILKKEIDYDFDLPIIHLAELLALSMGIGPDTFGMKYLRTAPVDSIIAKWENDRR, from the coding sequence ATGGCAGACTATCAGGAATCATCACAAGGCAACAAACCTGCTGGAAAATCCAGATATTCGTTTTTCTTAGGGTGTGTCATGCCTGTTAAGATGCCATGGGCTGAGTCTGCTATCATGCAGACATTGCCAAAACTTGGTATTGATCTAGAATACCTGAAAAAGGCAACCTGCTGTCCGAGAGCCGGGGTATGGATATCTGTTGATGAACGGGTCTGGCTTACATTGGCGTCGTACAACCTTCTCCAGGCAGAAGGTGATGGTCGTGATGTCATGGCCTCATGTAATGGCTGTTATGTCACCCTGTATGAGGCAAACAAGCTCCTCAAAGAGAACCCTGAGAAGTTAAAAGAGACAAATGAGTACCTGGCAAAAACCAATAATCATTATAATGCTTCCATCAGGGTTAGGCATCTTCTTGAAGTCCTGTATGAGGAAGTAGGGGTTGACCGAATCAGCCGTGAGACAAAAAAGGTTCCAATCAGGGTTGCCCTTCATCCTGGCTGTCACATGCGGATTTTTGAGGATGGGCGGCTGGTCAGGTATTTTACCGAGCTTACCACTTCTCTTGTTAATGAAGTAGTCTCGTATGAAGAGGAGCAGATGTGCTGTGGTCTGCAGGCAAATCTTGCAGACAGGAAATTTGCAACATATGAACGTGCAAAAAGGAAGTTTGACGGGATAAAAGCACTTAATGTGGACGCTCTTGTGATTGTATGTTCTGGGTGCTATGACCAGTTTGAACGGGCGGTCCAGATTCTAAAAAAGGAGATCGATTATGATTTTGATCTCCCTATCATCCATCTTGCCGAACTCCTTGCACTCTCGATGGGTATCGGTCCTGATACGTTTGGAATGAAGTACCTGAGGACAGCACCGGTTGACTCGATCATCGCAAAATGGGAGAATGATAGAAGATGA
- a CDS encoding NADH-quinone oxidoreductase subunit D-related protein, whose amino-acid sequence MSEKKPSLEVTEIGSEQVSSEVSVFLDKGARMMYASAVDMGVPGIRIDYYFTFDDEIPSRNLALRTYINRKKPILESVTPLTPLADWAEREMIEFLGVQVKNHPDPRHLWLPLNWDDMYTSTHHQEDTQSERVNTSPIAHPPSDNILTKHLSVVPYGPYHPALIESNYLKMSVEDEVVKDADLKLGFNHRSVIKLMERRDYYKDLFLAERICGFCNVHHSLTFAQCVEDIGDITVPKKARYVRTLLGEMERMKSHILAIGLMGDLTGFRTMLMHAIRIREDILDSLEIMSGQRISHGIITHGGIRNDVTPVHTDVILSKLQNLKKEVPEYFEQCLANDVFTGRLHKTGVLTPDVARKSGAVGPIARGSGLNVDIRKNLPYAAYEEVDWDIVTENGGDCYARMQVRMREVLMSLHICEQCCDVIRSAPSELVTQVNELPCGEGFSRTEPPRGELLYHVASNGTNTPDFVRLRVPTFPNVRIMLNLIKGSVIGDVPVIIGSVDPCFSCTDRVTTVNTVKPPVQGGKGS is encoded by the coding sequence ATGAGTGAGAAAAAGCCATCACTCGAGGTCACTGAGATAGGGTCAGAACAGGTCAGCAGTGAAGTGTCTGTGTTTCTAGACAAAGGGGCACGGATGATGTATGCCTCTGCAGTTGATATGGGTGTTCCAGGGATCAGGATTGATTATTACTTCACATTTGATGATGAAATTCCAAGTCGGAATCTTGCTCTCCGGACATATATCAACAGGAAAAAGCCGATCTTAGAGTCAGTAACACCACTCACCCCTCTTGCAGACTGGGCAGAGAGGGAGATGATTGAGTTTCTGGGTGTCCAAGTGAAGAATCACCCGGATCCAAGACATCTCTGGCTTCCCCTCAACTGGGATGATATGTATACCAGTACCCATCACCAGGAGGATACACAGAGTGAGAGAGTAAATACAAGCCCTATTGCTCATCCGCCTTCTGATAATATTCTGACCAAACATCTCTCAGTAGTGCCGTACGGGCCGTATCATCCTGCTTTGATAGAGAGTAATTACCTGAAGATGTCAGTTGAGGATGAGGTCGTCAAGGATGCAGATCTGAAACTCGGCTTTAATCATCGTAGTGTCATCAAACTTATGGAGAGACGTGATTATTACAAAGACCTCTTCCTGGCTGAGCGGATCTGTGGGTTTTGTAATGTTCATCACTCTCTCACCTTTGCCCAGTGTGTAGAGGATATTGGGGATATCACAGTTCCCAAAAAAGCCAGATATGTCCGGACACTTCTTGGTGAGATGGAGCGGATGAAAAGTCACATCCTGGCAATCGGTCTCATGGGCGATCTGACCGGGTTTCGGACTATGTTAATGCATGCCATAAGAATCCGTGAAGATATCCTTGACAGCCTTGAGATCATGTCAGGCCAGCGGATTAGTCATGGTATTATCACCCATGGGGGAATCAGAAACGATGTGACCCCGGTCCATACCGATGTAATCCTCTCAAAACTTCAGAATCTTAAGAAAGAAGTCCCTGAATACTTTGAGCAGTGTCTTGCCAATGACGTATTCACAGGAAGGCTTCATAAAACCGGCGTTCTTACCCCGGATGTAGCCAGAAAATCCGGTGCCGTTGGTCCCATTGCAAGAGGGAGTGGCCTTAACGTGGATATCAGGAAGAACCTCCCCTATGCAGCGTATGAGGAGGTAGATTGGGATATTGTTACTGAAAATGGGGGAGACTGTTATGCACGGATGCAGGTGAGAATGAGGGAAGTCCTCATGTCCCTTCATATCTGCGAGCAGTGCTGCGATGTAATACGATCAGCCCCATCTGAGCTTGTCACACAGGTGAATGAACTGCCCTGTGGTGAAGGATTTTCAAGAACTGAACCACCTAGGGGAGAGCTCCTCTATCATGTAGCTTCAAACGGAACAAACACTCCTGACTTTGTCCGGCTGCGGGTTCCCACCTTTCCAAATGTCAGGATCATGCTGAACCTGATCAAGGGAAGTGTCATTGGTGATGTTCCGGTAATCATCGGCAGTGTCGATCCCTGTTTTTCATGTACTGACCGGGTAACAACGGTAAATACAGTAAAACCTCCAGTGCAGGGTGGTAAAGGATCATGA
- a CDS encoding respiratory chain complex I subunit 1 family protein, whose amino-acid sequence MTELFWINPFIALFIGILISFLFRKINARIQSRRGPVIRVPPAWRDINRTKIFQPLYDILKLFSKDTFIPEKASLLFIIGPVMALVCAVLATLFVPIAGISFDYSFGLVVLIYLLMGEILCVIVGGITSGSLFAVIGGVREIELMLTNEIPFILGTFALAISYDSLSVNDMMGFNLITNPFAAVVVFLSILVKLHIKPFDISDAESEIVSGLTTEYSGKLLGTIEITKQMMAFVLVALFADLFLWVPSSGLGAWVVFFVGVGFTSVMIAMVHSLFGRFRIDQATWWLLRVPLVLSVIAVFWAAAWRYVL is encoded by the coding sequence ATGACGGAGTTATTCTGGATAAATCCATTCATAGCTCTTTTTATCGGCATTCTCATCTCATTTTTGTTCAGAAAAATCAATGCTCGGATACAGTCACGAAGAGGTCCGGTGATCAGGGTTCCCCCGGCCTGGCGTGACATCAACAGGACAAAGATCTTTCAGCCGCTCTATGATATTCTCAAACTCTTTTCAAAAGACACATTTATTCCGGAAAAAGCGAGCTTACTGTTCATCATAGGGCCGGTTATGGCTCTTGTCTGTGCAGTGCTGGCAACATTATTCGTCCCTATTGCCGGGATCTCGTTTGACTACTCATTTGGCCTGGTTGTTCTGATTTACCTGCTCATGGGTGAGATTCTCTGTGTTATTGTTGGAGGAATCACCAGTGGTTCCCTGTTTGCGGTAATTGGAGGTGTCAGGGAGATAGAACTGATGCTTACAAATGAGATTCCGTTTATTCTTGGGACATTTGCTCTTGCCATATCATACGACTCCCTGTCAGTGAATGACATGATGGGTTTCAATCTAATAACCAACCCATTCGCAGCAGTAGTTGTGTTTCTTTCAATCCTCGTGAAACTGCACATAAAACCGTTTGACATTTCAGATGCAGAATCAGAGATTGTGAGCGGTCTCACTACTGAATACAGCGGGAAATTACTTGGTACAATCGAGATCACAAAGCAGATGATGGCCTTTGTTCTGGTCGCACTTTTTGCTGATCTTTTCCTTTGGGTTCCATCATCAGGGTTAGGTGCCTGGGTGGTTTTCTTTGTAGGTGTTGGATTTACCTCTGTCATGATCGCTATGGTTCATTCCCTGTTTGGAAGGTTCAGGATTGATCAGGCTACCTGGTGGCTGCTCAGGGTCCCGCTGGTTCTGTCAGTTATTGCAGTATTCTGGGCAGCAGCCTGGAGGTATGTACTATGA
- a CDS encoding NADH-quinone oxidoreductase subunit I, translating into MKLSTKIQAFSGLVSNLFHKPVTVRESFGFIAYLSRGLPRRDVIRCTGCGACNERCSSGATSITDHEGMRTVSIDSLRCIFCARCADICPEGALDLYFGTVHHDKDMSGAAGTIEHAATSDMSRQCLHDHDLDLSASVQYAKAISLSHKLEDKSVTVDTLLPLQKCRFCGEEMPVTEKFLQVMAERMLTHLKPETAEVVRKDLELYLTACISCRQKLSVKWNTHPRKFI; encoded by the coding sequence ATGAAACTTTCCACTAAAATACAGGCTTTTAGCGGGCTGGTCTCAAATCTGTTTCATAAACCGGTCACTGTCCGTGAGTCATTCGGTTTTATTGCCTACCTTTCCAGAGGGCTTCCCCGCCGTGATGTAATTAGATGTACAGGATGCGGGGCATGTAACGAACGGTGCTCAAGCGGGGCAACAAGCATCACTGACCATGAAGGCATGAGGACTGTATCCATCGATAGTCTCAGATGTATCTTTTGTGCACGATGTGCAGATATCTGTCCAGAAGGTGCGTTAGATCTGTATTTTGGAACTGTACATCATGATAAGGATATGAGTGGAGCAGCAGGGACCATTGAGCATGCTGCCACTTCTGATATGAGCAGACAGTGCCTGCATGATCATGATCTTGACCTGTCTGCATCTGTTCAATATGCAAAAGCTATTAGTCTTTCTCATAAACTGGAGGATAAGAGTGTCACGGTTGACACGCTTCTTCCCCTCCAAAAGTGCAGGTTCTGCGGTGAGGAGATGCCTGTTACTGAAAAGTTTTTACAGGTGATGGCAGAACGGATGCTCACCCATCTGAAACCTGAAACAGCCGAGGTTGTCAGAAAGGATCTTGAGTTGTATCTGACTGCATGCATTTCATGCCGGCAGAAACTCAGTGTAAAATGGAACACTCATCCGAGGAAGTTTATATGA
- a CDS encoding NADH-quinone oxidoreductase subunit B family protein, translated as MSLSGTFLKKSPWVYHAHAGGCNGCDLEILASFAPRYDLERLGIKLVASPRFADILLVTGPVPLHTKPFLERIYAQTPTPKKVVAMGACGCSGGVFVDNENYSIAGPVEKIIPVDVRIPGCPPKPEAIVDGILKAMRMF; from the coding sequence ATGAGTCTTTCAGGCACCTTTCTCAAGAAATCCCCCTGGGTGTATCATGCACATGCCGGGGGATGCAATGGGTGTGACCTTGAGATACTGGCTAGTTTTGCCCCCCGGTATGACCTTGAGCGTCTTGGGATAAAACTGGTTGCATCTCCGAGGTTTGCAGATATTCTGCTTGTTACCGGTCCCGTTCCTCTTCACACAAAACCGTTTTTAGAGAGGATCTATGCCCAGACTCCAACACCCAAAAAAGTGGTTGCCATGGGTGCCTGCGGTTGTTCAGGTGGGGTATTTGTTGATAATGAGAATTACTCTATCGCAGGTCCTGTGGAGAAGATTATCCCTGTTGATGTGAGGATTCCGGGATGTCCGCCAAAACCGGAAGCAATTGTGGATGGGATCCTGAAAGCGATGAGGATGTTCTGA
- a CDS encoding complex I subunit 5 family protein: MLDYYALVPVLLPILGGIILYLLLGFSERIQRSFIVCFMALLFVMNLLYLIALQSGRIDPAAVGPIVLDAPGIFISTLVAFLGTMVLVYSFLYRKNNHFDSTFFILYFVLAGMMCGMACTYNVLVMLVLLEAATVTSAVLILFGRTKRAIRATYIYLAISIFEVILVIYGAFILFSSTGTLDLRFMDISLLSSDDITLLALLFLFGFGTKAGLLPLGSIWLPPAHADAPAAISATMSGILIKASVVAMVKVMYPFFLISNGEMLMFIVTFFGTLNMVLGGVMALFSYHIKRLLAWSSISQIGYIIVGFGLATPVAIYGSLFHILNHMLFKGSLFLISGVLLYQVHTLQIKKMGGLGKAMPLTAISFLIASLAMSGVPFLNGFISKELIYDGSIDAGFPVVFSLLGLHFTIISIFGWITSVVIFVTLMRAFYLIFLGTPRESERELNDPPLYMIIPIVTMVGLCIIIGLFPDLVSGTLQYITQVLFEMRG; this comes from the coding sequence ATGTTAGATTATTATGCCCTAGTCCCAGTTCTGCTCCCGATCCTCGGGGGTATTATTCTCTATCTGCTACTTGGATTCTCTGAGAGAATTCAGCGGAGTTTTATCGTATGCTTCATGGCTCTTCTCTTTGTGATGAATCTTCTCTACCTCATCGCATTGCAAAGCGGGAGGATTGATCCAGCGGCAGTGGGTCCAATAGTGCTAGATGCTCCCGGGATATTCATCTCAACTCTGGTGGCATTCCTTGGAACGATGGTTCTTGTTTATTCATTCCTGTATCGCAAAAACAATCACTTTGACTCAACATTTTTCATCCTTTACTTTGTTCTTGCAGGAATGATGTGTGGTATGGCATGCACCTACAATGTGCTGGTGATGCTGGTACTTCTTGAGGCTGCGACCGTCACGAGTGCAGTTCTCATCCTGTTTGGTAGGACAAAGCGTGCGATCAGGGCTACCTACATCTACCTCGCAATTAGTATCTTCGAGGTTATCCTTGTCATCTACGGGGCATTCATTCTGTTCAGCAGTACCGGAACACTGGACCTCAGGTTCATGGATATCTCCTTATTATCGTCAGATGATATCACTCTCCTTGCACTCCTGTTTCTTTTTGGGTTTGGAACCAAAGCAGGACTGCTCCCCTTGGGAAGTATCTGGCTTCCCCCTGCCCATGCTGATGCTCCAGCAGCGATCAGTGCAACGATGTCCGGCATACTCATCAAAGCAAGCGTTGTTGCCATGGTCAAGGTGATGTACCCCTTCTTCCTGATTTCTAACGGTGAGATGCTGATGTTCATTGTTACCTTCTTTGGGACTCTGAACATGGTTCTCGGAGGCGTTATGGCACTCTTCTCCTACCACATCAAGCGTCTTCTCGCATGGAGCAGTATCAGCCAGATTGGGTACATTATTGTAGGATTTGGGCTCGCGACCCCTGTTGCAATATATGGATCACTGTTTCACATCCTCAACCACATGCTCTTCAAAGGCAGTCTCTTCCTGATCTCAGGTGTACTCCTGTATCAGGTGCATACTCTCCAGATCAAAAAGATGGGCGGGCTTGGAAAAGCCATGCCTCTGACTGCCATATCATTTCTTATAGCATCGCTAGCCATGTCCGGAGTGCCGTTTCTGAATGGTTTCATCAGCAAGGAGCTTATATATGATGGGTCCATAGATGCAGGATTCCCTGTTGTTTTCTCGCTGTTGGGTCTTCATTTCACTATCATCAGCATATTTGGCTGGATTACCAGTGTCGTGATCTTTGTCACACTGATGCGGGCGTTTTACCTGATATTCCTGGGAACACCCCGTGAATCGGAGAGGGAACTGAATGATCCACCGCTCTACATGATTATTCCGATTGTAACCATGGTAGGGCTATGCATTATCATTGGTCTGTTTCCCGATCTGGTTTCAGGTACCCTGCAGTACATTACACAGGTTCTCTTTGAGATGAGAGGGTAG
- a CDS encoding hydrogenase 3 maturation endopeptidase HyCI, which translates to MIQSPDFYSVLTSRIGGIDPEQIVFVGLGNRMLGDDGIGPALLDHLKKYLPHTVDAGVTLEEYTGVIRRLNPSVIVILDAADFGAEPGQIKIIMAEEVSLVRIGTHKISLDIIMEYLSSETGAEIFILGIQPEHISYSSNLSPSVDRAARECAEVIISLLCGKNGCENHSSGFIPSFD; encoded by the coding sequence ATGATTCAATCACCGGATTTTTATTCAGTTCTTACTTCCCGGATTGGTGGTATTGATCCAGAGCAGATCGTTTTTGTCGGGTTAGGGAACCGAATGTTAGGGGATGATGGAATTGGCCCTGCTCTTCTTGATCATCTGAAAAAATATCTGCCCCATACTGTTGATGCAGGGGTTACACTTGAGGAGTATACCGGTGTAATCAGGCGCCTGAATCCTTCTGTCATTGTAATTTTGGATGCTGCTGACTTTGGTGCTGAACCAGGCCAGATAAAGATAATTATGGCTGAAGAGGTATCGCTGGTCAGAATAGGTACTCACAAGATTTCACTTGATATCATCATGGAATATTTGAGTTCAGAGACTGGAGCAGAGATCTTTATTCTGGGGATTCAGCCTGAGCATATTTCATATTCATCCAATCTTTCTCCATCGGTTGACAGGGCGGCCCGGGAGTGTGCTGAAGTAATTATCTCTCTTTTGTGTGGGAAGAATGGTTGTGAAAACCACAGTTCGGGTTTTATTCCCTCTTTTGATTAA
- the acsB gene encoding acetyl-CoA decarbonylase/synthase complex subunit alpha/beta — protein MVQIDTSVSSGIKKIAEQVADISSFHGYQDTAYYLPISYAISGSGIDSNQVAQQVFEATHQSPLVGAEILLACRGAVDGPPYTGFIEDSVIRKLGYTLVDGSILGLALIVGNPLKADYAAAICRELQEKLMLTFLAGGVVESLTSAGVKVGLDLRLVPLGKDSLGAVYFADILARVAMMFGGVAAGDAHRLVAYATERAKAFAIAFPGMTNEEMAFIDGLRVLGIPIIHAGGYEGKDWTQADPTEIVKTGMELRGIRVQVTSIPIPMACSPAFEGKAIRKEEMYAEFGGTRSPAFELLRVRDAHEVTDGKVTVIGPEIDAIQKKSAAPLGIIVEVAGKAMKKEFEPVLERRIHNFINYGEGSWHSAQRDQIWVRVSEDAVAQGLKIADLGKLLAAKFRMDFPTLLDAVQVTILTDRDQVLAAQKEAEFIYSERDERIAGMKDEDVTLYYSCTLCQTFAPNHVCVLTPERPALCGALTWLDGKTAYEMSPSGANQPIEKGTLINEEAGEYEGVNRFVRQASHGEVERCVLYSIMDAPMTCCGCFEAVAMILPETNGIMIVSREYKGETPSGMTFSTLAGTIGGGAQTPGFIGISKGYILSDRFIQAEGGLARIVWMPLVVKEELEKKLREKIDSAGLSGLYEKIADETIATDIEGLLSFLTSVDHPALSMAPLL, from the coding sequence ATGGTTCAGATTGATACATCAGTTTCATCAGGAATCAAGAAGATTGCAGAGCAGGTTGCAGATATTTCTTCATTCCATGGGTATCAGGATACCGCATACTATCTCCCGATCTCCTATGCAATCTCTGGTTCTGGGATTGATTCAAATCAGGTAGCACAACAGGTATTTGAAGCAACTCACCAGAGTCCCCTTGTTGGTGCTGAAATCCTGCTTGCATGTCGGGGGGCAGTTGACGGCCCCCCGTATACTGGTTTTATCGAGGATTCAGTGATTAGAAAGCTTGGATACACTCTTGTAGACGGGAGCATTCTCGGGCTTGCCCTGATTGTCGGAAACCCATTAAAAGCTGACTATGCTGCTGCAATATGCAGGGAACTGCAGGAAAAACTTATGCTCACGTTCCTTGCCGGTGGAGTGGTAGAATCCCTGACATCAGCAGGAGTGAAGGTCGGGCTCGATCTTCGGCTTGTTCCTCTTGGGAAAGACTCCCTTGGTGCCGTCTATTTTGCAGACATTCTTGCCAGGGTTGCAATGATGTTCGGGGGCGTTGCAGCGGGTGATGCCCACCGTCTTGTTGCATATGCAACAGAGCGGGCCAAAGCGTTTGCTATTGCTTTTCCCGGGATGACAAACGAGGAGATGGCGTTCATTGACGGTCTGCGGGTGCTTGGGATTCCAATCATTCATGCGGGTGGATATGAAGGAAAGGACTGGACTCAGGCTGACCCTACAGAGATCGTAAAAACAGGCATGGAACTGAGAGGAATTCGTGTCCAGGTCACCTCAATACCGATTCCAATGGCCTGTTCTCCTGCCTTTGAAGGGAAGGCAATCAGGAAAGAGGAGATGTACGCAGAGTTTGGAGGTACCCGCTCACCGGCATTTGAACTCCTCAGGGTAAGAGATGCCCATGAAGTTACAGACGGGAAGGTCACAGTCATCGGCCCGGAGATAGATGCAATCCAAAAGAAGTCTGCAGCCCCGCTCGGCATCATCGTTGAAGTAGCCGGTAAGGCGATGAAGAAAGAGTTTGAACCTGTTCTTGAACGCCGGATTCACAATTTCATCAATTACGGGGAGGGTTCGTGGCACTCGGCTCAGCGAGATCAGATCTGGGTCAGGGTCTCGGAGGATGCCGTGGCACAGGGTCTGAAGATTGCAGATCTTGGGAAACTATTAGCCGCAAAGTTCAGGATGGATTTTCCTACCCTTCTCGATGCTGTACAGGTTACCATTCTCACAGACCGCGATCAGGTTCTTGCTGCCCAGAAAGAAGCAGAGTTCATCTATTCAGAACGGGATGAACGAATAGCCGGGATGAAAGATGAGGATGTCACCCTGTATTACTCCTGCACACTCTGCCAGACCTTTGCTCCGAACCATGTCTGTGTGCTTACACCAGAACGGCCAGCCCTCTGCGGGGCACTCACTTGGCTGGATGGAAAGACAGCCTACGAGATGTCTCCCTCAGGGGCGAACCAGCCTATCGAAAAAGGTACTTTGATCAACGAAGAGGCAGGAGAGTACGAAGGAGTGAACCGGTTTGTCAGGCAGGCATCCCACGGGGAGGTCGAGCGTTGCGTCCTGTACAGCATCATGGACGCCCCTATGACCTGCTGTGGTTGTTTTGAAGCAGTGGCCATGATTCTGCCTGAGACAAACGGGATCATGATCGTGAGCAGGGAGTACAAAGGTGAGACCCCCTCTGGTATGACCTTTTCAACCCTTGCCGGGACAATAGGTGGGGGGGCACAAACACCCGGATTTATCGGGATATCGAAAGGATATATCTTGTCTGATCGGTTTATCCAGGCAGAAGGCGGTCTTGCCAGGATCGTCTGGATGCCCTTGGTTGTTAAGGAAGAACTTGAGAAGAAACTTCGGGAAAAGATAGATTCAGCAGGACTCTCCGGTCTCTATGAAAAGATCGCTGACGAAACCATTGCAACTGATATAGAGGGACTGCTTTCTTTCCTAACCTCGGTTGATCATCCCGCATTATCGATGGCCCCGCTGCTGTAG
- a CDS encoding acetyl-CoA decarbonylase/synthase complex subunit delta encodes MMISYTPGWTASIREVVIGATAAEGGTRRISYRIGGESDLPCIGQGKKPLIAFEICDDPALWPDVVRSACTKLIDNPPAWASYVDTTLQADLIRLNLTSTRRRNFDAYDSVGKTVTAILAATSLPLIIEGSADAEIDSEVFQRCGEAGEKERLVLGTAEAARYRSVAAAAIAYGHSVIAQSPIDVNLAKQLNILLREAGVPDDRVIIDPYTGALGYGFEYTYSTMERIRFAALKGDADLAMPMICAPSDTLTIKEIRGAVHNHETAVSWEVATSVAAALAGATILVVRHPGSLTQLRKAIDSLWNPEVF; translated from the coding sequence ATGATGATATCATACACACCCGGTTGGACTGCATCGATCCGCGAGGTAGTAATCGGTGCAACCGCTGCAGAAGGGGGAACACGCCGCATCTCCTATCGGATTGGTGGTGAGTCTGATCTCCCCTGTATCGGTCAGGGAAAAAAACCCCTCATTGCCTTTGAGATCTGTGATGATCCTGCCCTCTGGCCAGATGTTGTCAGGAGTGCCTGCACAAAACTGATTGACAATCCTCCTGCCTGGGCTTCATACGTGGACACTACCCTTCAGGCAGACCTTATAAGGCTCAATCTCACCTCAACACGGAGAAGAAATTTTGACGCATACGACTCTGTGGGAAAAACGGTCACTGCGATTCTTGCTGCAACGAGTCTTCCCCTGATCATCGAAGGGAGTGCAGATGCAGAGATTGACTCAGAAGTATTCCAGCGGTGTGGTGAAGCAGGGGAAAAAGAGAGGCTTGTGCTTGGAACTGCAGAGGCTGCCAGGTATCGGAGTGTTGCAGCAGCAGCAATAGCATATGGTCATTCGGTCATCGCCCAGTCACCGATAGATGTGAATCTTGCAAAACAACTCAACATCCTGCTCAGGGAGGCCGGTGTTCCTGATGATCGGGTCATCATCGATCCCTACACCGGGGCACTTGGATACGGGTTCGAGTATACCTATTCAACCATGGAACGGATCAGGTTTGCAGCCCTGAAGGGAGATGCAGATCTTGCTATGCCAATGATCTGTGCTCCGTCAGATACTCTGACCATCAAAGAGATCAGGGGAGCTGTACATAACCATGAAACAGCGGTCTCATGGGAGGTGGCAACCTCAGTTGCTGCTGCCCTTGCCGGAGCAACAATCCTGGTTGTCAGGCATCCGGGCTCTCTTACCCAGCTCAGAAAAGCGATAGATTCGCTTTGGAATCCGGAGGTGTTTTGA